ATATAGGAAAGCACTTTCCAGATACAGATCCAGCGTTTAAAGATGCTGATTCTGCAAAGCTTCTTCAGCATGTGTGGTCTATTGTAAAAAACGAGGGCTATGTATTAACTAATATCGACTGTACAATTATTGCACAAAGACCGAAGATGGCACCATACATAGAAGAAATGAGAGTCAATATTGCGAAGTTGTTAGAAGCAAACATAGATCAAGTCAATGTCAAGGCTACGACAACGGAGAAATTGGGTTTTGCAGGGAGAGGCGAAGGGATCGCATCACAAGCTACTGTGTTGTTGCAAAAACGATAGGGAGCTTATATACTTTAGTAGACAAATTTAGCATTTGATTTATGAGGTTGTTCAAAAAAGTCCTAAAAAAATGTCGGTTGAATAACGTTGTTGGTTTGCTTTTCCGACACTCCGACGCCAGGATTGGCTAGCACGGGCGTTGTCCCTAAGATGGGGACGTTCTTAGCCCGTGAACCATACTGTACGTACACTGTGAGTGGTTCGATGCACAGGAGGTGCTAGCGTCAACGTTGCCACAGGACGTGGCGGTATTTAGTTGACGTTCCTTAAGTTCACCGCCTCGTTCTTCAGCGTCCTTTTTCCCCTACTTTTTGAACACGCACTTTATGCATTTATTATATATTTTTAAATACTTTTAGAAAAAGTGGAGGTGCCTAATCGTGGCGAAAGATATTAGAGTGCGCTATGCACCTAGTCCAACCGGCTATTTACATATTGGAAATGCAAGAACGGCTCTATTTAATTTCTTATTTGCAAGAAGTCAAAATGGGAAGTTTATCATCCGAATTGAAGATACAGACAAACAACGAAATATTGAGGGCGGAGTTGAAAGTCAACTTCAATATTTAAAGTGGTTAGGAATCGATTGGGATGAAAGTGTTGATTTAGGTGGTGAATATGGACCCTATCGTCAGTCAGAGCGCTTTGATTTATATAAAGAATATGCCGATCAATTATTAGAAGAGGACAGGGTCTATAAATGCTATTGTACTTCAGAAGAATTAGAACAAGAACGAGAGCAACAATTGGCAAAAGGGCAAATGCCTCGTTACTCTGGAAAGTGCAAACATTTAACAGCTGAAGAACAAGAAAAATTAGAACAAGCTGGTCGTAAAGCTAGTTTAAGGTTTAAGGTCCCTAGTGATAAAGTATATTCCTTTGTTGATATAGTAAAAGGAGATATTTCTTTTGAATCTAACGGAATCGGAGATTTTATTATCGTCAAAAATGATGGATCACCATTGTATAACTTTGTTGTAGCAATTGATGATCACTTAATGAAGATCTCTCATGTGTTAAGAGGAGATGATCATATCTCCAATACACCGAAGCAAATGATGATTTATGAAGCTTTAGGATGGGAGCCACCTCAGTTTGGTCATATGACGTTGATCGTTAATGAGAGTCGTAAAAAACTCAGTAAAAGAGATGCGAATATTATTCAGTTTATTGAACAGTATGCTGAATTAGGATATTTACCTGAAGCGATGTTTAACTTTATTACATTGTTAGGATGGTCGCCAGTAGGTGAAGAAGAACTCTTTAGTAAGCAACAATTAATTCAAATATTTGATCCTGAACGTTTATCTACATCTCCTGCTGTATTCGATCAGCAAAAACTTAGGTGGATGAATAACGAATATGTGAAACAGTTAGAATTAGATAGTCTTATGCAGTTAACCCTTCCTCATTTAGTGAAAGCGGGTAAGGTTAGTGAAACGATGTCAGATGAAGAGCAAGCATGGGTTTGTGATGTAATCAGCTTGTATCAAGAACAAATGAGTTACGGTGCAGAAATCGTTGAACTTACTGAGTTGTTTTTTAGAGGAGAGCTCACATTTACTGAAGAAGCAAAACAAGTTTTAGCGGAAGAACAAGTTCCAGAAGTTTTAACGACTTTTGTGAAAGAGTTAGAAACGATCGAGGAATTTAAAGCGGACTCCATTAAAAAAGCGATGAAATCTGTTCAAAAAACAACAGGTAACAAAGGGAAGAAATTGTTTATGCCAATCCGGGTAGCTTCAACCGGTCAAACACATGGTCCTGAATTACCTAAAGCGATTGAACTATTAGGCGAAGAAAAGATAAAAGAACGAATTCATCAAGCATTATCGTTAACAAATGTGTAAAAGTGTAATATGATATTATTAGCAAATCATATATGAAAGCGTAGAAGAGGATAAGTAAGGGAACCATTGTCTAAATACAGAGAAAAACCTCGTTGCTGAGAGGGGTTTTAATGACAGTTCCTTGAAATGCACCTTGGAGCCCTCTATTGAAATGGGAGTAAATAGAGGTGGTTTAGCCTACCATTATGAAGGGAAAAGTTTTGAAGAAAAGTTATTTACTTCTTCTAAAACAGAGTGGGACCGTGCGAAAGCACCTCTGTCTAAATGCAGAGGTGCTTTTTATATGGGGAAATTAATAGGGGAGAGTTTAATTCTGTCTCAAGTGTTTTCTTCATCTGTTTTCAAGCTCATCCTTCTCTAAAGATGCGCATCCGACGTACAGGAGGTGCTAGCATCATGGTTGCCCACAGGACGTGCGATGAACAGGAAGTTTTAGCGCAGGAGTTGCCACAGGACGTGGCTGAAGTTATTAGCCTGCGTTCACAATCAGTCGTCGCTAAACGGCCGCATCCGCTTTTCTTATTGTCTAGCTCCAGCGCCCAGCGACTGGTGTTGCTTTCGACGCACAGGAAGTGCTAGCATCAACGTTGCCCACAGGACGTGGGAGTCTTTAGTTGATGTTCCATGTCTCTACGATAAGTCAACGGAGACGCCTCCAGGAGGGAGGTGGATCTACGTTGCCACAGGACGTGGCTGAACTTAGTAGATCCTCCGCTTTCGGGCTTTCGTGTTTCCTTTATCTCATGCGGCGATGAACAGGAGGTTCTAGCGCAGGCGTTGCCACAGGACGTGGCTGAAGTTATTAGCCTGCGTTCACAATCAGTCGTCGCTAAACGGCCGCATCCGCTTTTCTTATAAATTGATAATGCTATATGGAGGGGTATCCCGATGTTTAGACTGTTAAAAGAAGATGTTGATGTGGTTTTTGAACAAGATCCATCAGCAAGAAGCTATCTAGAGGTTATACTGACATATTCAGGTCTTCATGCGATTTGGTCTCATCGAATTGCCCATGCTTTTTATAAAAGACGTTTTTTCTTTTTAGCAAGGCTAATTTCACAATTAAGTCGGTTTTTCACTGGGATTGAAATTCATCCTGGAGCAAAAATAGGAAAAGGTTTTTTTTATTGACCATGGTATGGGGGTCGTAATTGGTGAAACATGCGAAATTGGCAATTATGTTACCTTGTACCAAGGGGTTACTTTAGGGGGGACAGGGAAAGAGAAGGGTAAAAGACATCCAACGTTAAAGGATTACTCATTAATTGCTGCTGGTGCGAAAGTACTAGGGTTCAATAACGATTGGCGAAAATTCAAAAGTGGGTGCTGGCTCTGTCGTTTTACACGATGTCCCAGAGAACTCTACCGTTGTCGGAATACCTGGTAAGGTGGTTGTGAAAGATGGAGAAAGAGTTTCCAAAGACTTAAATCATACAGATTTACCTGACCCGATCCATGATT
This portion of the Bacillus carboniphilus genome encodes:
- the gltX gene encoding glutamate--tRNA ligase, translated to MAKDIRVRYAPSPTGYLHIGNARTALFNFLFARSQNGKFIIRIEDTDKQRNIEGGVESQLQYLKWLGIDWDESVDLGGEYGPYRQSERFDLYKEYADQLLEEDRVYKCYCTSEELEQEREQQLAKGQMPRYSGKCKHLTAEEQEKLEQAGRKASLRFKVPSDKVYSFVDIVKGDISFESNGIGDFIIVKNDGSPLYNFVVAIDDHLMKISHVLRGDDHISNTPKQMMIYEALGWEPPQFGHMTLIVNESRKKLSKRDANIIQFIEQYAELGYLPEAMFNFITLLGWSPVGEEELFSKQQLIQIFDPERLSTSPAVFDQQKLRWMNNEYVKQLELDSLMQLTLPHLVKAGKVSETMSDEEQAWVCDVISLYQEQMSYGAEIVELTELFFRGELTFTEEAKQVLAEEQVPEVLTTFVKELETIEEFKADSIKKAMKSVQKTTGNKGKKLFMPIRVASTGQTHGPELPKAIELLGEEKIKERIHQALSLTNV